A single genomic interval of Aedes aegypti strain LVP_AGWG chromosome 1, AaegL5.0 Primary Assembly, whole genome shotgun sequence harbors:
- the LOC5576117 gene encoding uncharacterized protein YFR016C isoform X1, which translates to MPITTPKVPEGLPELMKGLAKSVIKENPENIYVHAAEYFENLIRERDGDLDRGYRNFSAYKVYADYKEKCRGRGECLSAGSGGDVPSSAGAMAVRGKMASDGDDDSGGSASATRGRRKKRVRKQGSKESNRSLEKQDSVGSTTEGVNGEEDEKKPSSANSSLKGDLGAIKEDSPDIEQAMVKVEAHLEDQAPRKRSINKSVSVDSAAAVSAVSSVLQDAVEDADDADRETGEAIETQVEADLAEELGHPINCEDVDSYPPDEDGNGEDYGSAPSTAEVGGEVLGEADMLVDDAPPTEVADNVEKKSDEVDLSVNGVEEKTEEPVMNGSVEVKSGSPVKGSIEKQDSGEAQSEGIDTVDEPVPVVEEVEESVPNLPDVPTEEPSAEIEEADTEAEAAQVEPNVEEPNDEEKLVDKAQEETIEDANVIETSKESSVDKLDEASVADEATKEETAKEDVAEQESPSDKTDAAEEASQKEEGSEPSPTVESESKDNGSEAAETSPKQAISVEENANTPSNADNEENPSKEDDQIIASKEGLEEKSEEPSPVSGEDPVVGESQEEPVGNEESNNETQSLEGDQSDAKLETENGNVSGELVENPPENSESNENVSNEKEDSTVENPSETKESNGNPDEASPIKSNSMEQNDEQSAPEDVPPVSNEPETDVQPEDAVQKNFTGSDSEVQPNGSTQASKEPSVEQSESEKNASLDEPKSSGSPKASKEPSLDKPEPEVNADSDQVKSSASAKASKEASLDEPEAEQNASLDEPKSSGSLKASKEPSLEVPESEVNVDSEQPKSSASAKASKEPSLDEPEPEINGELDQPKSSGSAKSSKEPSLDKPDPEKDEPKSSGSAKASKEPSLEQGGSAEASREPSLDKSESELNQSLDRSNGDQSKESSAKESAGESGSAEEATGRDEGGSPADGGEVSISSRMGDVEQELESVSKDAEVEGHLEEDAAAEEPSAPPMQESGESKAEDDVAKGDGSMEAETKQDSEEVDESKKEVVEEPCIQRQVSPSTSKIPSKQPSVELEDIKKVDLTSLNKDSAEALFYTLKKSELENQATKPEAEVEQNEEEKDDDADVVVTEEPPPPVSRQSTKRSFTDDFLENSPITEEASKSAEGDGVADNKGADEDENQVFNPMLAASVRNKQLQDQLHSRYSQDDMSKLQRSPRKAAMHRSMTERVDLAKQSTNYVDLRKYDPDYVEEEDQFDGYYIGNLRNKILASSVSVADSDYYDPEQVEGSLDDNNVQTALQTIASTDTESTLPSQITVQANKGFLKRGSQNTSSNIPYSSFGNNAINQSLDDFIEREEQMKEAAEAQAASTIQRSYRRFRTNKKKLLRDYHSTMQTFTEDQSTESLEDYPSSVIQIKLDRKQQEESDNSFEDARSENRRRPMYSLNIDEYDTAARRMTLTRGVAMQRNSTPEEDSGKSDEKKSASDPASTLTITEESPRTSSDLSSEEKKSSTSSDEKENKDNSSSKSSGGKTSAEESAVAATAQNDGRKSASLDVQKLFIARQRTMPVQIETTVMRAQPKHLRKRIKSAGMIRK; encoded by the exons ATGCCTATCACAACGCCCAAGGTCCCGGAAGGGCTTCCGGAGCTGATGAAAGGGTTGGCCAAGAGTGTCATCAAGGAAAATCCGGAAAATATCTACGTCCACGCGGCGGAGTATTTCGAGAATCTGATTCGTGAGCGGGATGGCGATCTGGACCGAGGTTACAGGAACTTTAGTGCGTATAAAGTGTATGCGGATTATAAGGAGAAGTGTCGTGGGAGGGGTGAATGTCTAAGTGCGGGAAGTGGCGGAGATGTTCCGAGTTCTGCCGGAGCGATGGCCGTTCGTGGCAAAATGGCCAGCGATGGGGACGATGATAGTGGTGGGAGTGCTTCGGCGACTCGCGGTCGTCGCAAGAAACGGGTGAGGAAGCAGGGATCGAAGGAGTCTAATAGATCTTTGGAGAAGCAAGACTCGGTTGGATCGACAACGGAAGGTGTGAACGGTGAAGAGGATGAAAAGAAGCCTAGTAGTGCGAACAGTTCTCTGAAGGGGGATTTGGGGGCCATCAAGGAGGATTCTCCGGATATAGAGCAGGCAATGGTGAAAGTGGAAGCTCATCTGGAAGACCAAGCACCGAGGAAAAGATCCATCAACAAATCTGTGAGCGTGGATTCGGCAGCTGCGGTAAGCGCAGTGAGCAGTGTGCTGCAAGATGCTGTTGAAGACGCGGATGATGCTGATAGGGAAACCGGGGAAGCGATTGAAACGCAAGTGGAAGCAGATTTGGCAGAAGAGTTAGGGCATCCCATCAATTGCGAAGATGTGGACTCGTACCCGCCAGACGAGGACGGGAATGGTGAGGATTACGGAAGTGCCCCGAGTACGGCGGAGGTTGGTGGGGAAGTTTTGGGCGAGGCAGATATGTTGGTGGATGATGCACCTCCGACTGAAGTCGCTGATAATGTGGAGAAAAAATCAGATGAAGTGGACCTATCTGTGAACGGCGTGGAGGAAAAAACTGAAGAACCCGTCATGAACGGATCAGTGGAAGTGAAATCTGGGAGCCCAGTTAAAGGTTCGATTGAAAAGCAAGATTCTGGTGAGGCACAAAGTGAAGGAATTGACACGGTAGATGAACCAGTGCCCGTGGTAGAAGAGGTTGAAGAATCGGTTCCAAACCTGCCGGACGTTCCAACGGAAGAGCCGAGTGCCGAAATTGAGGAAGCCGACACCGAGGCGGAAGCAGCACAAGTGGAGCCTAACGTTGAAGAACCAAACGACGAGGAGAAACTGGTCGACAAAGCACAGGAAGAGACAATAGAAGATGCAAATGTGATAGAAACTTCGAAGGAATCGTCTGTCGATAAATTGGATGAAGCTTCTGTTGCAGACGAAGCAACTAAAGAAGAAACCGCAAAGGAAGACGTGGCTGAACAAGAATCGCCATCCGATAAAACTGATGCGGCAGAAGAAGCTtcccagaaagaagaaggttcAGAACCATCGCCAACAGTTGAATCGGAATCAAAGGATAATGGAAGTGAAGCCGCTGAAACGTCACCAAAGCAAGCTATAAGTGTGGAAGAGAATGCAAATACTCCATCGAATGCAGATAATGAGGAAAATCCTTCAAAGGAAGACGACCAGATCATTGCTTCGAAAGAAGGATTAGAGgaaaaatctgaagaaccatCTCCGGTATCAGGTGAAGACCCAGTTGTTGGTGAATCACAGGAAGAACCGGTCGGAAACGAGGAGTCGAACAATGAAACACAATCTTTGGAAGGAGATCAATCGGATGCAAAACTagaaaccgaaaacggaaacGTGTCTGGTGAGCTAGTAGAGAATCCTCCTGAAAACTCGGAATCGAATGAGAATGTATCAAACGAAAAGGAGGATTCCACggttgaaaatccaagtgagaCCAAGGAATCTAACGGAAATCCGGATGAAGCTTCACCGATCAAATCAAACTCTATGGAACAAAACGATGAGCAATCAGCGCCAGAAGATGTCCCACCAGTATCTAACGAACCAGAGACGGATGTTCAACCAGAAGACGCTGTTCAGAAGAATTTTACCGGATCTGACTCTGAAGTGCAACCCAATGGTTCAACTCAGGCATCCAAGGAGCCTTCGGTAGAACAATCGGAATCCGAGAAAAACGCGAGCTTAGATGAACCAAAATCGAGTGGCTCTCCCAAGGCATCCAAGGAGCCGTCGCTCGACAAACCGGAGCCTGAAGTGAACGCGGATTCGGATCAAGTAAAATCAAGTGCTTCAGCCAAGGCATCAAAAGAAGCGTCGCTTGACGAACCGGAAGCCGAGCAGAACGCAAGCTTGGATGAACCAAAATCCAGTGGTTCACTCAAAGCATCCAAGGAGCCATCGCTTGAAGTACCCGAATCTGAAGTGAATGTGGATTCAGAGCAACCCAAATCAAGCGCTTCAGCCAAGGCATCCAAGGAGCCTTCGCTGGACGAACCGGAACCCGAGATCAACGGAGAACTGGATCAACCAAAATCTAGTGGTTCGGCCAAATCATCCAAGGAGCCATCGCTGGACAAACCGGATCCGGAGAAGGACGAGCCAAAATCGAGTGGTTCTGCCAAGGCATCGAAGGAGCCATCGTTAGAGCAAGGTGGTTCAGCCGAGGCATCCAGAGAACCCTCACTGGACAAATCGGAGTCCGAGTTGAATCAGAGCTTGGATCGGTCGAACGGCGATCAGTCGAAAGAGTCCTCCGCTAAGGAATCGGCAGGAGAGTCTGGTTCTGCGGAGGAAGCCACTGGACGTGATGAAGGTGGGTCGCCTGCAGATGGCGGTGAAGTTTCCATCAGCAGCCGGATGGGAGATGTCGAACAAGAATTGGAATCTGTGAGTAAGGATGCAGAAGTCGAAGGTCATTTGGAGGAGGATGCAGCGGCTGAAGAACCTTCGGCTCCACCAATGCAAGAATCAGGGGAATCTAAAGCTGAAGACGATGTTGCGAAGGGAGACGGTAGCATGGAAGCTGAAACGAAACAAGATTCCGAAGAAGTTGACGAATCGAAGAAAGAGGTTGTGGAAGAACCATGCATCCAGCGACAAGTTTCCCCATCAACATCGAAAATTCCGAGCAAGCAACCCAGCGTAGAGCTGGAAGACatcaaaaaagtcgatctgactTCACTTAACAAAGACTCTGCGGAAGCTTTGTTCTACACGTTGAAGAAGTCGGAACTGGAGAATCAAGCGACAAAACCTGAAGCGGAAGTTGAGCAAAACGAGGAAGAGAAAGATGACGATGCTGACGTGGTGGTAACTGAGGAACCACCGCCTCCGGTAAGCCGTCAATCAACCAAGCGTAGCTTTACCGATGATTTTTTAGAGAATAGCCCCATCACTGAGGAAGCCAGCAAATCTGCTGAAGGTGATGGGGTTGCGGACAACAAGGGTGCCGATGAAGACGAGAACCAGGTGTTTAATCCAATGCTTGCAGCCAGTGTTCGGAACAAGCAACTACAAGATCAGCTGCACAGCAGGTATTCACAGGATGATATGAGCAAACTCCAAAGATCTCCGCGCAAAGCGGCGATGCACAGAAGTATGACAGAGCGTGTGGACTTGGCCAAGCAGAGTACGAACTATGTAGATTTGCGGAAATACGATCCGGATTACGTGGAAGAAGAGGATCAGTTCGACGGGTATTACATTGGTAATTTAAGGAATAAAATTTTAGCTAGTTCGGTTTCGGTGGCTGATTCGGATTATTACGACCCGGAGCAGGTCGAAGGATCCTTAGACGATAACAATGTGCAAACGGCATTGCAGACCATTGCCTCGACGGACACCGAGTCTACGCTGCCTTCGCAGATCACCGTTCAGGCGAACAAGGGTTTCTTGAAACGGGGCTCGCAAAACACTTCCTCGAACATTCCGTATTCGTCGTTCGGTAACAACGCGATCAACCAATCGTTGGATGATTTCATAGAGCGCGAAGAGCAGATGAAGGAAGCGGCGGAAGCGCAAGCAGCGTCAACGATTCAGCGTTCGTACAGACGATTTCGTACGAACAAAAAGAAACTGCTGAGAGACTACCACAGCACGATGCAGACCTTCACGGAGGATCAGTCGACGGAGAGTCTCGAGGACTACCCCAGCAGTGTGATCCAGATCAAGTTGGACCGAAAGCAACAGGAAGAAAGCGACAATTCCTTTGAGGACGCCCGTAGCGAAAACCGTCGACGGCCGATGTACAGTTTGAACATCGATGAGTACGATACGGCGGCTCGGCGAATGACGTTGACCCGAGGCGTGGCGATGCAGCGAAACTCCACTCCCGAAGAGGACTCCGGCAAGTCGGACGAGAAGAAATCCGCTAGTGATCCAGCCTCAACTCTGACCATTACGGAGGAAAGCCCCAGAACCTCGAGCGATTTGTCGTCGGAGGAGAAGAAGAGCAGCACCAGCAGCGACGAGAAGGAGAACAAGGACAACAGCTCGTCCAAATCAA GTGGAGGTAAGACCTCGGCGGAGGAGTCAGCTGTAGCAGCGACCGCTCAGAACGATGGAAGGAAAAGTGCCTCGCTGGACGTCCAGAAACTGTTCATCGCCCGTCAGCGCACGATGCCGGTACAGATCGAGACGACGGTGATGCGGGCTCAACCGAAGCATCTGCGGAAGCGAATCAAGAGCGCCGGCATGATCAGAAAGTAG
- the LOC5576117 gene encoding uncharacterized protein YFR016C isoform X3: MPITTPKVPEGLPELMKGLAKSVIKENPENIYVHAAEYFENLIRERDGDLDRGYRNFSAYKVYADYKEKCRGRGECLSAGSGGDVPSSAGAMAVRGKMASDGDDDSGGSASATRGRRKKRVRKQGSKESNRSLEKQDSVGSTTEGVNGEEDEKKPSSANSSLKGDLGAIKEDSPDIEQAMVKVEAHLEDQAPRKRSINKSVSVDSAAAVSAVSSVLQDAVEDADDADRETGEAIETQVEADLAEELGHPINCEDVDSYPPDEDGNGEDYGSAPSTAEVGGEVLGEADMLVDDAPPTEVADNVEKKSDEVDLSVNGVEEKTEEPVMNGSVEVKSGSPVKGSIEKQDSGEAQSEGIDTVDEPVPVVEEVEESVPNLPDVPTEEPSAEIEEADTEAEAAQVEPNVEEPNDEEKLVDKAQEETIEDANVIETSKESSVDKLDEASVADEATKEETAKEDVAEQESPSDKTDAAEEASQKEEGSEPSPTVESESKDNGSEAAETSPKQAISVEENANTPSNADNEENPSKEDDQIIASKEGLEEKSEEPSPVSGEDPVVGESQEEPVGNEESNNETQSLEGDQSDAKLETENGNVSGELVENPPENSESNENVSNEKEDSTVENPSETKESNGNPDEASPIKSNSMEQNDEQSAPEDVPPVSNEPETDVQPEDAVQKNFTGSDSEVQPNGSTQASKEPSVEQSESEKNASLDEPKSSGSPKASKEPSLDKPEPEVNADSDQVKSSASAKASKEASLDEPEAEQNASLDEPKSSGSLKASKEPSLEVPESEVNVDSEQPKSSASAKASKEPSLDEPEPEINGELDQPKSSGSAKSSKEPSLDKPDPEKDEPKSSGSAKASKEPSLEQGGSAEASREPSLDKSESELNQSLDRSNGDQSKESSAKESAGESGSAEEATGRDEGGSPADGGEVSISSRMGDVEQELESVSKDAEVEGHLEEDAAAEEPSAPPMQESGESKAEDDVAKGDGSMEAETKQDSEEVDESKKEVVEEPCIQRQVSPSTSKIPSKQPSVELEDIKKVDLTSLNKDSAEALFYTLKKSELENQATKPEAEVEQNEEEKDDDADVVVTEEPPPPVSRQSTKRSFTDDFLENSPITEEASKSAEGDGVADNKGADEDENQVFNPMLAASVRNKQLQDQLHSRYSQDDMSKLQRSPRKAAMHRSMTERVDLAKQSTNYVDLRKYDPDYVEEEDQFDGYYIGNLRNKILASSVSVADSDYYDPEQVEGSLDDNNVQTALQTIASTDTESTLPSQITVQANKGFLKRGSQNTSSNIPYSSFGNNAINQSLDDFIEREEQMKEAAEAQAASTIQRSYRRFRTNKKKLLRDYHSTMQTFTEDQSTESLEDYPSSVIQIKLDRKQQEESDNSFEDARSENRRRPMYSLNIDEYDTAARRMTLTRGVAMQRNSTPEEDSGKSDEKKSASDPASTLTITEESPRTSSDLSSEEKKSSTSSDEKENKDNSSSKSS; this comes from the coding sequence ATGCCTATCACAACGCCCAAGGTCCCGGAAGGGCTTCCGGAGCTGATGAAAGGGTTGGCCAAGAGTGTCATCAAGGAAAATCCGGAAAATATCTACGTCCACGCGGCGGAGTATTTCGAGAATCTGATTCGTGAGCGGGATGGCGATCTGGACCGAGGTTACAGGAACTTTAGTGCGTATAAAGTGTATGCGGATTATAAGGAGAAGTGTCGTGGGAGGGGTGAATGTCTAAGTGCGGGAAGTGGCGGAGATGTTCCGAGTTCTGCCGGAGCGATGGCCGTTCGTGGCAAAATGGCCAGCGATGGGGACGATGATAGTGGTGGGAGTGCTTCGGCGACTCGCGGTCGTCGCAAGAAACGGGTGAGGAAGCAGGGATCGAAGGAGTCTAATAGATCTTTGGAGAAGCAAGACTCGGTTGGATCGACAACGGAAGGTGTGAACGGTGAAGAGGATGAAAAGAAGCCTAGTAGTGCGAACAGTTCTCTGAAGGGGGATTTGGGGGCCATCAAGGAGGATTCTCCGGATATAGAGCAGGCAATGGTGAAAGTGGAAGCTCATCTGGAAGACCAAGCACCGAGGAAAAGATCCATCAACAAATCTGTGAGCGTGGATTCGGCAGCTGCGGTAAGCGCAGTGAGCAGTGTGCTGCAAGATGCTGTTGAAGACGCGGATGATGCTGATAGGGAAACCGGGGAAGCGATTGAAACGCAAGTGGAAGCAGATTTGGCAGAAGAGTTAGGGCATCCCATCAATTGCGAAGATGTGGACTCGTACCCGCCAGACGAGGACGGGAATGGTGAGGATTACGGAAGTGCCCCGAGTACGGCGGAGGTTGGTGGGGAAGTTTTGGGCGAGGCAGATATGTTGGTGGATGATGCACCTCCGACTGAAGTCGCTGATAATGTGGAGAAAAAATCAGATGAAGTGGACCTATCTGTGAACGGCGTGGAGGAAAAAACTGAAGAACCCGTCATGAACGGATCAGTGGAAGTGAAATCTGGGAGCCCAGTTAAAGGTTCGATTGAAAAGCAAGATTCTGGTGAGGCACAAAGTGAAGGAATTGACACGGTAGATGAACCAGTGCCCGTGGTAGAAGAGGTTGAAGAATCGGTTCCAAACCTGCCGGACGTTCCAACGGAAGAGCCGAGTGCCGAAATTGAGGAAGCCGACACCGAGGCGGAAGCAGCACAAGTGGAGCCTAACGTTGAAGAACCAAACGACGAGGAGAAACTGGTCGACAAAGCACAGGAAGAGACAATAGAAGATGCAAATGTGATAGAAACTTCGAAGGAATCGTCTGTCGATAAATTGGATGAAGCTTCTGTTGCAGACGAAGCAACTAAAGAAGAAACCGCAAAGGAAGACGTGGCTGAACAAGAATCGCCATCCGATAAAACTGATGCGGCAGAAGAAGCTtcccagaaagaagaaggttcAGAACCATCGCCAACAGTTGAATCGGAATCAAAGGATAATGGAAGTGAAGCCGCTGAAACGTCACCAAAGCAAGCTATAAGTGTGGAAGAGAATGCAAATACTCCATCGAATGCAGATAATGAGGAAAATCCTTCAAAGGAAGACGACCAGATCATTGCTTCGAAAGAAGGATTAGAGgaaaaatctgaagaaccatCTCCGGTATCAGGTGAAGACCCAGTTGTTGGTGAATCACAGGAAGAACCGGTCGGAAACGAGGAGTCGAACAATGAAACACAATCTTTGGAAGGAGATCAATCGGATGCAAAACTagaaaccgaaaacggaaacGTGTCTGGTGAGCTAGTAGAGAATCCTCCTGAAAACTCGGAATCGAATGAGAATGTATCAAACGAAAAGGAGGATTCCACggttgaaaatccaagtgagaCCAAGGAATCTAACGGAAATCCGGATGAAGCTTCACCGATCAAATCAAACTCTATGGAACAAAACGATGAGCAATCAGCGCCAGAAGATGTCCCACCAGTATCTAACGAACCAGAGACGGATGTTCAACCAGAAGACGCTGTTCAGAAGAATTTTACCGGATCTGACTCTGAAGTGCAACCCAATGGTTCAACTCAGGCATCCAAGGAGCCTTCGGTAGAACAATCGGAATCCGAGAAAAACGCGAGCTTAGATGAACCAAAATCGAGTGGCTCTCCCAAGGCATCCAAGGAGCCGTCGCTCGACAAACCGGAGCCTGAAGTGAACGCGGATTCGGATCAAGTAAAATCAAGTGCTTCAGCCAAGGCATCAAAAGAAGCGTCGCTTGACGAACCGGAAGCCGAGCAGAACGCAAGCTTGGATGAACCAAAATCCAGTGGTTCACTCAAAGCATCCAAGGAGCCATCGCTTGAAGTACCCGAATCTGAAGTGAATGTGGATTCAGAGCAACCCAAATCAAGCGCTTCAGCCAAGGCATCCAAGGAGCCTTCGCTGGACGAACCGGAACCCGAGATCAACGGAGAACTGGATCAACCAAAATCTAGTGGTTCGGCCAAATCATCCAAGGAGCCATCGCTGGACAAACCGGATCCGGAGAAGGACGAGCCAAAATCGAGTGGTTCTGCCAAGGCATCGAAGGAGCCATCGTTAGAGCAAGGTGGTTCAGCCGAGGCATCCAGAGAACCCTCACTGGACAAATCGGAGTCCGAGTTGAATCAGAGCTTGGATCGGTCGAACGGCGATCAGTCGAAAGAGTCCTCCGCTAAGGAATCGGCAGGAGAGTCTGGTTCTGCGGAGGAAGCCACTGGACGTGATGAAGGTGGGTCGCCTGCAGATGGCGGTGAAGTTTCCATCAGCAGCCGGATGGGAGATGTCGAACAAGAATTGGAATCTGTGAGTAAGGATGCAGAAGTCGAAGGTCATTTGGAGGAGGATGCAGCGGCTGAAGAACCTTCGGCTCCACCAATGCAAGAATCAGGGGAATCTAAAGCTGAAGACGATGTTGCGAAGGGAGACGGTAGCATGGAAGCTGAAACGAAACAAGATTCCGAAGAAGTTGACGAATCGAAGAAAGAGGTTGTGGAAGAACCATGCATCCAGCGACAAGTTTCCCCATCAACATCGAAAATTCCGAGCAAGCAACCCAGCGTAGAGCTGGAAGACatcaaaaaagtcgatctgactTCACTTAACAAAGACTCTGCGGAAGCTTTGTTCTACACGTTGAAGAAGTCGGAACTGGAGAATCAAGCGACAAAACCTGAAGCGGAAGTTGAGCAAAACGAGGAAGAGAAAGATGACGATGCTGACGTGGTGGTAACTGAGGAACCACCGCCTCCGGTAAGCCGTCAATCAACCAAGCGTAGCTTTACCGATGATTTTTTAGAGAATAGCCCCATCACTGAGGAAGCCAGCAAATCTGCTGAAGGTGATGGGGTTGCGGACAACAAGGGTGCCGATGAAGACGAGAACCAGGTGTTTAATCCAATGCTTGCAGCCAGTGTTCGGAACAAGCAACTACAAGATCAGCTGCACAGCAGGTATTCACAGGATGATATGAGCAAACTCCAAAGATCTCCGCGCAAAGCGGCGATGCACAGAAGTATGACAGAGCGTGTGGACTTGGCCAAGCAGAGTACGAACTATGTAGATTTGCGGAAATACGATCCGGATTACGTGGAAGAAGAGGATCAGTTCGACGGGTATTACATTGGTAATTTAAGGAATAAAATTTTAGCTAGTTCGGTTTCGGTGGCTGATTCGGATTATTACGACCCGGAGCAGGTCGAAGGATCCTTAGACGATAACAATGTGCAAACGGCATTGCAGACCATTGCCTCGACGGACACCGAGTCTACGCTGCCTTCGCAGATCACCGTTCAGGCGAACAAGGGTTTCTTGAAACGGGGCTCGCAAAACACTTCCTCGAACATTCCGTATTCGTCGTTCGGTAACAACGCGATCAACCAATCGTTGGATGATTTCATAGAGCGCGAAGAGCAGATGAAGGAAGCGGCGGAAGCGCAAGCAGCGTCAACGATTCAGCGTTCGTACAGACGATTTCGTACGAACAAAAAGAAACTGCTGAGAGACTACCACAGCACGATGCAGACCTTCACGGAGGATCAGTCGACGGAGAGTCTCGAGGACTACCCCAGCAGTGTGATCCAGATCAAGTTGGACCGAAAGCAACAGGAAGAAAGCGACAATTCCTTTGAGGACGCCCGTAGCGAAAACCGTCGACGGCCGATGTACAGTTTGAACATCGATGAGTACGATACGGCGGCTCGGCGAATGACGTTGACCCGAGGCGTGGCGATGCAGCGAAACTCCACTCCCGAAGAGGACTCCGGCAAGTCGGACGAGAAGAAATCCGCTAGTGATCCAGCCTCAACTCTGACCATTACGGAGGAAAGCCCCAGAACCTCGAGCGATTTGTCGTCGGAGGAGAAGAAGAGCAGCACCAGCAGCGACGAGAAGGAGAACAAGGACAACAGCTCGTCCAAATCAAGTTAG